One segment of Phragmites australis chromosome 13, lpPhrAust1.1, whole genome shotgun sequence DNA contains the following:
- the LOC133888850 gene encoding uncharacterized protein LOC133888850, translating to MADWGPVVVATVLFVLLTPGLLCTLPGRGRVAEFGSMHTSGLAILIHAILYFALVTIFIIAIGVHIYVG from the coding sequence ATGGCGGACTGGGGCCCTGTGGTGGTGGCGACGGTGCTGTTCGTGTTGCTCACGCCGGGGCTGCTGTGCACGCTGCCGGGCCGGGGCCGGGTGGCGGAGTTCGGCAGCATGCACACCAGCGGCCTCGCCATCCTCATCCACGCCATCCTCTACTTCGCGCTCgtcaccatcttcatcatcgccATCGGGGTCCACATCTACGTCGGGTAG